The genomic stretch ATCCCTTGTCGACCGAGGCAACCATCTCCGAGAACGCCTGCGCGAAAAGCTCCTTGATACTTAAGGCAGGAAAGTCACCGAAAGGGGTCTGCCCGAATCCCACTATCGCTGCGTCCCGCACGTTTCATGCCTCCCCGGTTCAGGCGGTGCCTCGCAGGTATATCCCGGCGGGATCCAGCTCTTCCCTCAGAATGCGCAACTCCTCGCTGGTGGGCTCCTCCGTCACCCGGAGATCAGGAGCTACCTTGAGATCCCAGCCGGTGTTCGCCCTGACCTCGTCCAGGGAAACGCCGGGATGAATGAAGGCCAGCACCATCTCGCCCGTCTCGTCGAAGCGGAGCACTCCTTTGTCCGTGATCACCAGCTCCGGCCCGCCACCGGGCAAGCCCAGGGTTTCGCGCTCTTTCCTCCCGGACAGGTAACCGAGAGATGTCAGGAAGTCTACGCGCGCCGGCAACCGGCGCTTTTCGTGCGGTGTGAGGATAAAGAGCTTACGCGCCAGCGAGGCGATGTCCGCTGCTCCGCCGCTACCGGCCAGCCGCACCTTGGGCCGGTCGTACGGCCCAATCACAGTGCTGTTGAGGTTGCCAAAGCG from Bacillota bacterium encodes the following:
- a CDS encoding CoA-transferase, with translation RFGNLNSTVIGPYDRPKVRLAGSGGAADIASLARKLFILTPHEKRRLPARVDFLTSLGYLSGRKERETLGLPGGGPELVITDKGVLRFDETGEMVLAFIHPGVSLDEVRANTGWDLKVAPDLRVTEEPTSEELRILREELDPAGIYLRGTA